The following coding sequences lie in one Rutidosis leptorrhynchoides isolate AG116_Rl617_1_P2 chromosome 4, CSIRO_AGI_Rlap_v1, whole genome shotgun sequence genomic window:
- the LOC139840904 gene encoding uncharacterized protein produces the protein MLEKSKALINSTVASSSKLTTQLNPSKCNNTNSHESTGDSQLHFWPPSTAVVDGLVLKFKAKVGDTESNWEKIILNFKKELDAEEEKQLKAPSSSDVDTIAAAGSGDKSRAIFSVPLSRREMEKDFEDMGERRLPRKPKKRPKSVQNQLDTLFPGLWLTEIHADLYRVSETKKVAIVCPITSELMHLGWIQTYGIKDVNVFTCLAKMKKDMIKKFKTRLREYGEESFVGCAMEEKDERDGSGLDLDVV, from the exons atgctcGAGAAATCAAAAGCACTAATCAATTCCACCGTTGCTTCATCTTCAAAACTCACAACTCAATTAAATCCATCAAAATGCAATAACACGAATTCGCATGAATCCACTGGCGATTCACAATTACACTTCTGGCCACCATCTACCGCTGTTGTTGACGGTCTAGTACTTAAATTCAAGGCTAAAGTTGGAGATACTGAATCAAATTGGGAGAAAATAATACTAAATTTTAAAAAAGAGCTTGATGCAGAGGAAGAAAAACAATTAAAAGCTCCGTCATCTTCCGATGTAGATACTATCGCCGCTGCCGGTTCCGGAGACAAAAGTAGGGCAATATTTTCCGTTCCGCTTTCACGGCGAGAAATGGAGAAGGATTTCGAAGATATGGGAGAACGGCGACTGCCTCGTAAACCTAAAAAACGACCTAAAAGTGTTCAGAATCAATTGGAT ACTCTGTTTCCTGGTCTGTGGTTGACGGAGATACATGCTGATCTATATAGAGTATCCGAGACCAAGAAG GTAGCTATTGTATGCCCAATCACGTCTGAGTTAATGCATTTGGGTTGGATACAGACATATGGAATTAAGGATGTTAATGTGTTCACTTGTTTGGCAAAAATG AAAAAAGATATGATCAAAAAATTCAAAACTCGGTTACGTGAATATGGTGAGGAAAGCTTCGTTGGTTGTGCTATGGAGGAGAAAGATGAGCGTGATGGGTCCGGGTTAGATTTGGATGTCGTGTGA